One Mucilaginibacter ginkgonis genomic region harbors:
- a CDS encoding type B 50S ribosomal protein L31: MKQDLHPKNYRLVVFKDMSNDYSFITKSCIDTRETTKWEDGNEYPLVKLEISHTSHPFYTGKMKLVDTAGRIDKFRNRYAKK, from the coding sequence ATGAAACAAGATTTGCATCCTAAAAATTATAGATTAGTTGTTTTTAAAGATATGTCTAACGACTATTCTTTCATCACAAAATCATGCATAGACACCCGCGAGACCACTAAATGGGAAGACGGCAATGAATATCCATTGGTAAAATTAGAGATCTCGCACACCTCGCACCCTTTCTACACAGGCAAAATGAAACTGGTAGATACCGCGGGCCGTATCGATAAATTCCGCAACCGTTACGCTAAAAAGTAA